A single genomic interval of Pomacea canaliculata isolate SZHN2017 linkage group LG5, ASM307304v1, whole genome shotgun sequence harbors:
- the LOC112563836 gene encoding E3 ubiquitin-protein ligase TRIM56-like isoform X1, whose protein sequence is MNTSRMDEDKVERLRERLLQCPVCMDEYRDPRLLPCHHTMCSECINNLLVNSPSGRFFRCPQCRRDVCVPRAGIAELPVNFFVRSLQDELGMEEDASGPCQVCHRGSIVSQFHCMDCDLDICRFCIHEHRLIQHKDSNKVSILRMEAHNGGGPMSGASNRKCKFHTEEVVQLFCETCNQPVCVSCSCGEHKKHIVLPLAKKLHSAQNDLQQTLEQLTKERRRVRFSMRQLDGAEIEARDNTQRTLHQIEYRVKELHRLVNTMAEAVVEKVKHEEHMQLTALASRRERLRGLDQRLDIGINFLRGLQEGDVCLELFDAFKSFSAEIDNLRKSSLSSGAIPLCDHRFLLGHHKSFNGYMAATFGTLVTHHTFLCIGGTRAPWKWRLRRTIGVKKILTVVSFLAMVYTILVLLSLCVHNPVDAESIIGLIFVSVITVAACLVYFKT, encoded by the exons ATGAACACCAGCAG GATGGATGAAGATAAAGTAGAACGTTTACGCGAGCGTCTGCTGCAGTGTCCTGTTTGCATGGATGAATATCGAGATCCACGACTACTTCCTTGCCATCACACCATGTGTAGTGAGTGCATCAATAATTTGCTGGTCAACTCACCGTCAGGCCGCTTTTTTCGCTGTCCACAATGTCGAAGGGATGTATGTGTGCCTAGGGCCGGAATAGCTGAACTCCCGGTTAATTTCTTTGTACGAAGCTTGCAAGACGAGCTTGGAATGGAGGAGGACGCATCTGGTCCTTGTCAGGTGTGTCACAGAGGCTCTATAGTCTCCCAGTTTCACTGTATGGACTGTGATCTTGATATTTGTCGCTTTTGCATACACGAGCATCGTCTGATACAACATAAAGATTCAAATAAAGTAAGTATATTACGAATGGAAGCACATAACGGTGGTGGTCCTATGTCAGGAGCATCCAATCGCAAATGTAAATTTCATACAGAAGAAGTAGTACAACTGTTCTGTGAAACCTGCAACCAGCCTGTCTGTGTGAGTTGCAGCTGTGgtgaacacaaaaaacacattgTACTTCCACTGGCAAAGAAGTTGCACAGTGCTCAAAATGATTTGCAACAAACCTTGGAGCAACTGACTAAGGAACGACGAAGGGTTAGGTTCTCAATGAGGCAGCTAGATGGAGCAGAGATTGAAGCCCGAGATAACACCCAGCGAACCCTTCACCAGATTGAATATCGTGTCAAGGAGCTTCACAGACTGGTTAACACAATGGCAGAGGCTGTTGTAGAGAAGGTTAAGCATGAAGAACACATGCAGCTGACAGCCTTGGCATCTAGAAGGGAGCGACTGAGAGGTTTGGATCAGCGTCTTGATATTGGCATCAACTTTCTTCGTGGTCTTCAAGAGGGGGATGTTTGCCTTGAACTTTTTGATGCTTTCAAAAGCTTTTCAGCAGAAATTGACAATCTGCGAAAGAGTTCATTAAGTTCAGGTGCTATACCACTTTGTGATCACCGATTCCTCTTGGGTCATCATAAAAGCTTCAATGGCTACATGGCAGCAACATTTGGCACCCTTGTGACCCACCATACTTTTTTATGTATTGGTGGTACAAGAGCTCCATGGAAGTGGCGATTAAGACGGACAATTGGAGTTAAGAAGATTCTTACTGTGGTCTCTTTCTTGGCGATGGTGTACACTATTTTAGTCTTATTAAGCCTATGTGTGCACAATCCAGTAGATGCTGAAAGTATTATAGGACTTATCTTTGTCTCTGTTATTACAGTTGCTGcatgtcttgtttattttaagactTAA
- the LOC112563836 gene encoding tripartite motif-containing protein 59-like isoform X2 has translation MNTSRMDEDKVERLRERLLQCPVCMDEYRDPRLLPCHHTMCSECINNLLVNSPSGRFFRCPQCRRDVCVPRAGIAELPVNFFVRSLQDELGMEEDASGPCQI, from the exons ATGAACACCAGCAG GATGGATGAAGATAAAGTAGAACGTTTACGCGAGCGTCTGCTGCAGTGTCCTGTTTGCATGGATGAATATCGAGATCCACGACTACTTCCTTGCCATCACACCATGTGTAGTGAGTGCATCAATAATTTGCTGGTCAACTCACCGTCAGGCCGCTTTTTTCGCTGTCCACAATGTCGAAGGGATGTATGTGTGCCTAGGGCCGGAATAGCTGAACTCCCGGTTAATTTCTTTGTACGAAGCTTGCAAGACGAGCTTGGAATGGAGGAGGACGCATCTGGTCCTTGTCAG ATTTAA